A stretch of Acidimicrobiales bacterium DNA encodes these proteins:
- a CDS encoding phosphopantetheine-binding protein, translating to MPAETHVERGPMDRQAVFELIRDRLADILEIEPSAIAEGASFSEDLSADSLALIELVEALEEELGERTVGFRIDDEDLEDLRTVRDAVDYVVAKLESS from the coding sequence ATGCCCGCCGAGACCCACGTCGAACGAGGCCCCATGGACCGCCAGGCGGTCTTCGAGCTGATCCGGGACCGCCTGGCCGACATCCTCGAGATCGAGCCGTCGGCCATCGCCGAGGGGGCCTCGTTCAGCGAGGACCTGTCGGCCGACTCCCTGGCCCTGATCGAGCTGGTGGAGGCCCTCGAGGAGGAGCTGGGCGAGCGCACGGTGGGGTTCCGGATCGACGACGAGGACCTGGAGGACCTGCGGACGGTGCGCGACGCCGTGGACTACGTGGTCGCCAAGCTGGAATCGTCCTGA
- the mutM gene encoding bifunctional DNA-formamidopyrimidine glycosylase/DNA-(apurinic or apyrimidinic site) lyase: MPEMPEVETLRRDLEKEVVGKKIKAVEVTGARAVRRHKDPSEVGARLEGRKITGVTRKGKYLLVSLDPAPGPSGEKHTDVLVVHLGMSGQLLRARSAKEPLAKHTHVVITFSQGGQLRFVDPRTFGEMFVTAEDEVEKAVPELAHLGFDPLEQVMSWNRFGEMLRVRHAKLKPLLMDQQFMAGIGNIYADEILWAAGLRYDRPSDSLSSQEVRRLYRSLVETLQDAIKHRGSSLADEQYRDLFGEVGDFQSQHKVYDREGQPCRRCRNPIVRVKSQGRSTFLCEQCQV, encoded by the coding sequence ATGCCTGAGATGCCCGAGGTCGAGACCCTCCGACGTGACCTGGAGAAGGAGGTCGTCGGCAAGAAGATCAAGGCGGTCGAGGTGACGGGCGCCCGCGCCGTGCGCCGTCACAAGGACCCCAGCGAGGTGGGCGCACGGCTCGAGGGCCGCAAGATCACCGGGGTCACCCGCAAGGGCAAGTACCTGCTGGTGAGCCTCGACCCCGCCCCGGGGCCGTCCGGCGAGAAGCACACCGACGTGCTGGTCGTGCACCTCGGGATGAGCGGGCAGCTCCTGCGGGCCAGGTCGGCCAAGGAGCCGCTGGCCAAGCACACCCACGTCGTGATCACGTTCAGCCAGGGCGGCCAGCTTCGCTTCGTGGACCCCCGCACGTTCGGCGAGATGTTCGTCACCGCCGAGGACGAGGTCGAGAAGGCGGTGCCCGAGCTGGCCCACCTGGGCTTCGACCCGCTCGAGCAGGTCATGAGCTGGAACCGCTTCGGCGAGATGCTCCGGGTGCGGCACGCCAAGCTGAAGCCGCTCCTGATGGACCAGCAGTTCATGGCCGGCATCGGCAACATCTACGCCGACGAGATCCTGTGGGCCGCCGGCCTGCGCTACGACCGCCCCTCCGACTCGCTGTCGTCGCAGGAGGTGCGCCGGCTGTACCGCAGCCTGGTGGAGACCCTCCAGGACGCCATCAAGCACCGGGGGTCGTCGCTGGCCGACGAGCAGTACCGCGACCTGTTCGGCGAGGTGGGCGACTTCCAGAGCCAGCACAAGGTCTACGACCGCGAGGGCCAGCCGTGCCGGCGCTGCCGGAACCCCATCGTCCGGGTCAAGTCGCAGGGGCGGTCGACGTTCCTCTGCGAGCAGTGCCAGGTCTGA
- the rnc gene encoding ribonuclease III: protein MEALGDRLGWGFSDLAMLGRAMAHRSWCAEVAGQESNERLEFLGDAVLGLVVTDHIFRTYPDLPEGELAKVRASVVNSALLAEVAAELGIGDFLLLGKGEDASGGREKPSILADAMEAVIGAVYLDGGWDAAAALVLSLLGERVADAAAGPGGHDYKTRLQELAARTFDQLPRYVVSDDGPDHAKRFYATVLLAGQERGRGEGRSKKQAEQAAARAAWSDLAVSAPAPPAPPAPSSSNGDADA, encoded by the coding sequence GTGGAGGCTCTGGGCGACCGGTTGGGCTGGGGGTTCTCCGACCTCGCCATGCTCGGGCGCGCCATGGCCCACCGCTCGTGGTGCGCCGAGGTGGCCGGCCAGGAGTCCAACGAGCGCCTGGAGTTCCTGGGCGACGCCGTGCTCGGGCTCGTGGTCACCGACCACATCTTCCGCACCTATCCCGACCTGCCGGAGGGTGAGCTGGCCAAGGTCCGGGCCTCGGTCGTGAACTCCGCCCTCCTGGCCGAGGTGGCGGCCGAGCTCGGCATCGGCGACTTCCTGTTGCTGGGCAAGGGCGAGGACGCGTCGGGCGGGCGGGAGAAGCCGTCGATCCTGGCCGACGCCATGGAGGCGGTCATCGGCGCCGTCTACCTCGACGGGGGCTGGGACGCGGCGGCCGCCCTGGTGCTCTCCCTGCTCGGCGAGCGGGTCGCCGACGCGGCCGCCGGCCCCGGCGGGCACGACTACAAGACCCGTCTCCAGGAGCTGGCCGCCCGCACCTTCGACCAGCTGCCGCGCTACGTCGTGTCCGACGACGGGCCCGACCACGCCAAGCGCTTCTACGCCACCGTCCTGCTGGCGGGACAGGAGCGGGGGCGGGGCGAGGGCCGGTCGAAGAAGCAGGCCGAGCAGGCGGCCGCCCGGGCGGCGTGGTCCGACCTGGCCGTCTCGGCACCTGCGCCGCCCGCTCCGCCCGCCCCGAGCTCCTCGAACGGGGACGCCGATGCCTGA